In one window of Chryseobacterium sp. JV274 DNA:
- a CDS encoding Y-family DNA polymerase: MYALVDCNNFFVSCERTLDPDLEGKPVVVLSNNDGCVVSRSKEAKDLGIPMAAPAFKYKELFQKHDVKSFSAKFELYNYKSQQVINIAKSYVLDYEVYSIDELFLDLTGFKYIDMYEYCSKIKKEIDEKENIPVSIGIAPTKTLCKVANRIVKEFPDNFNGVYIMDTPEKIEKALKWLNIGDVWGIGRRLAVKMNDCGVHKAWDLLQKPEIWVRKIMGIHGVRMINELKGIRQLELDAPSPKKSIAVTRSFMQMLTKKEEVRERVETFGMYCSERLRKQNTCCKMITVFVQTNRFRKDLPEYRNAMTRILSNPTNSSILLGRVVNELFEAIYRDGFHYKRAGVIVNDFVPEDQRQISLFEEDIQNQHLPVMKAMDAMNRKYGKDKVRLGSMSGENTFGRAKLSPEYEAFLKKNTLPEANFRFH, translated from the coding sequence ATGTACGCTCTGGTAGACTGTAACAATTTTTTTGTTTCCTGTGAAAGGACTTTAGATCCTGATCTTGAGGGCAAACCCGTTGTGGTTCTTTCCAACAACGACGGGTGTGTTGTATCCAGAAGTAAAGAAGCAAAAGATCTGGGAATTCCTATGGCAGCTCCGGCATTCAAATACAAGGAGCTTTTTCAAAAACATGATGTGAAAAGTTTTTCTGCAAAATTTGAATTGTATAATTATAAAAGCCAGCAGGTGATCAATATTGCCAAGTCCTATGTTCTTGATTATGAAGTCTACAGTATTGATGAGCTTTTTCTTGATTTAACAGGATTTAAATATATCGATATGTATGAATATTGTTCTAAAATCAAAAAAGAAATTGATGAGAAAGAAAATATTCCTGTAAGTATCGGAATTGCTCCCACTAAGACTTTATGCAAAGTTGCGAACAGAATCGTAAAAGAATTTCCGGATAATTTTAATGGAGTTTATATTATGGATACTCCTGAAAAAATTGAAAAGGCACTGAAGTGGCTTAATATCGGAGACGTGTGGGGAATCGGAAGAAGGCTGGCCGTCAAAATGAATGACTGTGGTGTTCATAAAGCCTGGGATCTTCTTCAGAAACCTGAAATATGGGTCCGGAAGATTATGGGAATTCATGGAGTAAGGATGATCAATGAACTGAAGGGAATTCGTCAGCTGGAACTGGACGCTCCTTCTCCTAAAAAATCTATTGCTGTTACCCGAAGCTTTATGCAGATGCTTACGAAAAAAGAAGAAGTAAGAGAAAGGGTAGAAACTTTTGGAATGTACTGTTCAGAAAGACTAAGAAAGCAGAATACCTGTTGTAAAATGATTACTGTTTTTGTACAGACCAACCGCTTTAGGAAAGATCTTCCTGAATACAGAAATGCAATGACCCGGATTCTTTCCAATCCTACGAATTCATCAATCTTATTAGGAAGAGTGGTGAATGAACTTTTTGAAGCCATTTACAGAGACGGGTTTCATTATAAAAGAGCAGGAGTGATAGTGAACGATTTTGTCCCCGAAGATCAGAGACAAATCAGTCTTTTTGAAGAAGATATACAAAACCAGCATCTTCCCGTGATGAAAGCTATGGATGCTATGAATAGAAAATATGGGAAGGATAAAGTCCGTCTTGGAAGCATGAGTGGTGAAAACACCTTTGGACGTGCAAAACTGTCTCCGGAATATGAAGCTTTCCTGAAAAAAAATACACTGCCGGAAGCCAACTTCAGGTTTCATTAA
- a CDS encoding tetratricopeptide repeat protein has translation MKKKIILFFFLIISISAFPQAFDFEGQYKYARTLSSKNPDSSEIVLNRIIDSAQKKNLPEFLAKAYYLKSFNSYLQSDAEKSLDFADKALKISTKSNYNIGKALAYRMQGTQYAKLGLLKESSTSLQNALSEVKHNNTEEGHELKGMIFNSFLILLNRNQYKEKEYYSKSAIQEFQKLKNVTRRNELLISAYTNMGYNLSEVKKFKEAKYYFGQALSLVGENNYYLRANILNDIGFLFSGQNKPDSAVLYYKKSLAIADQYGFNEKKIEITKNLEEAYALLHDDSNTEKYKIENLKLKDSIAYNKAMAVNNTLSKKEENFHQQLNESHSTSKGLIIACLSLVIILGAVIFNTIRLRKKHKEAVAKIYKEGISPVVYEEDPQEVSEDIQTKNSPTPTEIKISPEVEENILHGLKIFEESLEFNNKNISRYNLANTLNINTKYLSAVIKKHKKFNFNQYINHLRINYIVNQLKNEPQYRKYKINHLSEITGYSSHSAFSLEFKKITGLHPSAFIKTLDEIS, from the coding sequence ATGAAGAAAAAAATTATTCTCTTTTTCTTCCTTATTATTTCGATTTCTGCATTCCCTCAGGCATTTGATTTTGAGGGACAGTACAAATATGCCCGTACTCTTTCATCCAAGAATCCGGACAGTTCGGAAATCGTTTTGAATAGGATTATAGATTCAGCACAGAAAAAAAATCTCCCTGAATTTCTTGCAAAAGCCTATTATTTGAAATCCTTCAACAGCTATTTACAATCTGATGCTGAGAAAAGTCTTGATTTTGCAGATAAGGCCCTTAAAATATCTACCAAAAGCAATTATAATATTGGGAAAGCACTTGCATACAGAATGCAGGGAACTCAATATGCAAAGCTTGGGCTGCTCAAAGAATCTTCTACAAGCCTCCAAAATGCCCTCTCTGAAGTAAAACACAATAATACGGAAGAAGGACATGAGCTGAAAGGGATGATCTTTAATTCTTTTTTGATCCTTCTTAATAGGAATCAATATAAAGAGAAAGAGTATTACTCTAAAAGTGCCATTCAGGAATTTCAGAAGCTTAAAAATGTAACCAGACGAAATGAACTTTTGATCTCCGCTTATACCAATATGGGGTATAATTTATCTGAAGTAAAAAAATTTAAGGAAGCAAAATATTATTTCGGACAGGCGCTTTCTTTGGTGGGGGAAAACAATTATTATCTCCGGGCAAACATCCTTAATGATATCGGATTTTTGTTTTCAGGACAAAATAAGCCGGACAGTGCGGTGCTTTATTATAAGAAATCTCTGGCAATTGCAGATCAGTATGGTTTCAATGAAAAAAAGATTGAGATTACTAAAAATCTTGAAGAAGCATATGCTTTGCTTCACGACGATTCCAACACGGAGAAATATAAAATTGAAAATCTTAAATTAAAAGACAGCATCGCTTACAACAAAGCAATGGCCGTCAATAACACATTATCCAAAAAAGAAGAAAATTTTCATCAGCAGCTCAATGAAAGCCACTCTACTTCAAAAGGGCTTATCATAGCCTGCCTTTCTTTGGTGATTATTTTAGGAGCTGTTATTTTCAATACTATCCGTCTTCGTAAAAAGCATAAAGAAGCTGTTGCCAAAATTTACAAAGAAGGTATTTCTCCAGTTGTTTATGAAGAAGATCCCCAGGAAGTATCTGAGGATATTCAGACAAAAAACTCCCCTACTCCGACAGAAATAAAAATTTCGCCTGAAGTAGAGGAAAACATATTACACGGACTAAAAATATTTGAGGAAAGTCTTGAGTTTAACAACAAGAACATTTCTCGTTATAATCTTGCAAACACACTGAATATCAATACAAAATATCTATCAGCAGTTATCAAAAAACATAAGAAATTTAATTTCAATCAATATATCAATCATCTGAGGATCAATTATATTGTCAATCAATTAAAAAATGAACCGCAGTACAGAAAGTACAAGATTAATCACCTTTCTGAAATCACGGGTTATTCTTCTCACAGCGCTTTTTCTCTTGAATTTAAGAAGATCACAGGGCTGCATCCGTCTGCGTTTATCAAAACACTGGATGAAATCTCCTGA
- a CDS encoding YdeI/OmpD-associated family protein: protein MDKHSVKVDEYIEKSPDFAKPILHYLRETIHEVCPDAEEAIKWKFPTFMYKGKILCSITAFKQYCSLGFWLHQEMKTLKEIETTAERSSMFSLGKVTGIEDLPSKPQLKKAIKEAMELTDMGVTMKKAPPSKTEMEVPDYFQSALHAHSKASDIFEKASPSFRKEYIAWVTEAKTEATRNKRLEQSLEWIAEGKSRNWKYQKK, encoded by the coding sequence ATGGATAAACACAGCGTAAAAGTTGATGAATACATTGAAAAATCTCCGGATTTTGCAAAACCTATCTTACATTATCTCCGTGAAACGATTCACGAAGTCTGCCCCGATGCAGAAGAAGCGATCAAATGGAAGTTTCCTACGTTCATGTATAAAGGTAAAATTCTTTGTTCCATTACCGCTTTCAAGCAATACTGCAGTCTCGGATTCTGGCTGCATCAGGAGATGAAAACACTAAAGGAGATAGAAACAACAGCTGAAAGAAGCTCAATGTTCAGCTTAGGAAAAGTAACAGGAATTGAAGATCTTCCTTCCAAACCTCAGCTGAAAAAAGCAATTAAAGAAGCCATGGAACTTACGGATATGGGTGTTACTATGAAGAAAGCCCCGCCCTCCAAAACAGAAATGGAAGTTCCTGATTATTTTCAGTCTGCATTACATGCTCATTCAAAAGCCTCTGATATTTTTGAAAAGGCTTCACCATCCTTCAGAAAAGAATATATTGCGTGGGTAACAGAAGCAAAAACCGAAGCAACCCGGAATAAAAGATTGGAACAGTCTTTGGAGTGGATAGCGGAGGGTAAAAGCCGTAACTGGAAATACCAAAAAAAATAA
- a CDS encoding serine hydrolase domain-containing protein, whose protein sequence is MRILKYMIGGAVAGAAAAYFLGYDYLFSGISKTYLKGKSSAYIDDGNLFPSNPIATEEPELWEEDPDYNKKDLPKHLVENLKHSKTAAFVVIRNGKILHEQYWDGYNQLSQTNSFSMAKAVTVMLLGKALEEGIIPTIDEKFSDFYPEFKNKPFGNEVTLKNLAQMESGLYWDENYNNPFLPNAKAYYGKSLVKAVFSRKFKEEPGTRFEYQSGSTQLLGFALRKALNQPLASYLSEKFWIPLGMEQNAKWSTDDYGMEKTYCCIHSNARDFAKLGQLFLNDGKAGDQQILNADFIEQMRTPTEKSEGIYGMGLWINHDNPIKHYYFLGLQGQYIIMVPEHNIVIVKTGSYSNNPKNDRGRPDQVKFFVNEIVQLFQ, encoded by the coding sequence ATGAGAATACTAAAGTATATGATAGGTGGAGCGGTAGCTGGTGCTGCAGCGGCTTATTTTCTGGGATATGATTATTTATTTAGTGGTATTTCAAAAACTTATCTTAAAGGAAAATCAAGTGCATATATTGATGACGGAAATCTTTTCCCGAGCAATCCTATTGCTACAGAAGAACCTGAACTCTGGGAAGAAGATCCGGATTACAACAAAAAAGATTTACCTAAACATTTAGTTGAAAATTTAAAACACTCCAAAACCGCTGCTTTTGTTGTAATACGGAATGGAAAAATTCTTCATGAGCAATATTGGGATGGTTATAATCAGCTTTCACAAACCAATTCTTTTTCGATGGCAAAAGCAGTGACTGTCATGTTGTTGGGAAAAGCGTTGGAAGAAGGTATTATTCCTACTATTGATGAAAAGTTCTCTGATTTCTATCCGGAATTTAAAAATAAACCATTCGGAAATGAGGTTACCCTTAAAAACCTCGCTCAAATGGAATCCGGGCTGTACTGGGATGAAAATTACAATAATCCGTTTCTTCCCAATGCCAAAGCTTATTATGGAAAAAGCCTTGTAAAAGCTGTATTCTCAAGAAAATTTAAAGAAGAACCGGGAACAAGATTCGAATATCAAAGCGGTTCTACCCAACTTCTTGGTTTTGCCCTCCGGAAAGCTCTGAACCAACCATTAGCGAGCTATTTATCAGAAAAATTCTGGATTCCTTTGGGAATGGAACAGAATGCGAAATGGAGTACAGACGATTATGGTATGGAAAAAACGTATTGCTGCATTCATTCCAATGCAAGAGATTTTGCTAAGCTGGGACAGCTCTTTCTGAATGATGGAAAAGCCGGGGATCAGCAGATTCTTAACGCTGACTTCATTGAACAGATGAGAACTCCGACTGAAAAGTCTGAAGGTATTTATGGAATGGGACTGTGGATCAATCATGACAACCCCATCAAACATTATTATTTCCTGGGATTACAGGGACAGTATATTATTATGGTTCCGGAGCACAATATCGTTATTGTAAAAACCGGGAGCTACTCCAACAACCCTAAAAATGACAGAGGAAGACCTGATCAGGTAAAATTCTTTGTGAACGAAATTGTACAATTATTCCAATAA
- a CDS encoding M48 family metalloprotease, protein MTRKLIVLGYFLFSIMGMAQIYKPIDTADYIQRKAFLMSFEGNNEATVKKLKSQYSGKTGSELSKIYKEFGTDFQKQVKNKDFIFKSEFETSIQSMIQRLKKNNPKIPQDLKILIAKDNTPNAYCLADGTFVINMGLYSWLNNEEQIAAVISHELGHKIEEHSLKTFLKIIEQDKLDKVLVENIKSTTTSRTQSQNQKAFDIFKNTVYKKGVEKRQSEMQADSLGYVIFKNSDFKKSEFVNALQRLQDFDTISPRELKIETYKKLFNLPKQAFNEKWMKKEDFSLYNYNFYKEKLNKDSLASHPEVSRRIEMLKKTFAELKSSIAPEKPSDLFVTLKKTARMEILPNYFHSEDYGQGIYAAMQFLQDEEEEKYYKSWLGRCFSKIYEARKSYNLNRYLDRIEPKNQSESYQQFLNFMWNLSLDEIKNIADFYQTNEKIVKAN, encoded by the coding sequence ATGACCAGAAAACTTATTGTATTGGGGTACTTCCTATTTTCAATCATGGGAATGGCTCAGATTTATAAACCGATAGATACCGCAGATTATATACAGAGGAAAGCATTTTTAATGAGTTTTGAAGGAAATAATGAAGCGACTGTGAAGAAATTAAAATCGCAGTATTCCGGTAAAACAGGCTCTGAATTATCCAAAATCTATAAAGAATTCGGAACAGACTTTCAAAAGCAGGTGAAGAATAAGGATTTTATCTTTAAATCGGAATTTGAAACCAGCATACAGTCTATGATTCAACGTCTTAAAAAGAATAATCCTAAAATTCCTCAGGACCTGAAAATTCTGATCGCAAAAGATAATACTCCCAATGCTTACTGTCTTGCTGACGGAACTTTTGTTATCAATATGGGGCTTTACAGCTGGCTTAATAATGAAGAGCAAATTGCAGCTGTGATCTCCCATGAACTGGGTCATAAAATAGAAGAACATTCCCTGAAAACCTTTTTAAAAATTATCGAACAGGATAAATTGGATAAAGTATTGGTTGAGAATATAAAATCAACTACCACCAGCCGAACTCAGAGCCAGAATCAGAAAGCTTTCGATATCTTTAAAAATACAGTGTATAAAAAAGGGGTGGAAAAAAGACAAAGCGAAATGCAGGCGGATTCTTTGGGTTATGTTATTTTTAAAAACAGTGATTTTAAGAAGTCTGAATTTGTAAATGCACTTCAAAGACTGCAGGATTTCGATACGATCTCACCAAGAGAGCTGAAAATAGAAACGTATAAAAAACTTTTTAATCTTCCAAAGCAGGCCTTTAATGAAAAATGGATGAAGAAGGAAGATTTTTCCCTGTACAATTATAATTTCTACAAAGAAAAGCTGAACAAGGATTCCCTCGCATCGCACCCTGAAGTGTCCAGAAGAATTGAGATGCTTAAAAAAACATTTGCTGAACTTAAAAGTTCAATTGCTCCGGAAAAACCTTCAGATCTGTTTGTAACATTAAAGAAAACAGCAAGAATGGAAATTTTGCCCAACTATTTCCACTCAGAAGATTATGGGCAGGGAATTTATGCTGCCATGCAGTTTCTGCAGGATGAAGAGGAAGAAAAATATTATAAAAGCTGGCTGGGAAGATGTTTTTCCAAGATATATGAAGCGAGAAAAAGCTATAATCTGAACCGGTATCTGGATAGGATAGAACCTAAAAATCAAAGTGAAAGCTATCAGCAGTTCCTGAACTTTATGTGGAACTTAAGTTTGGATGAAATTAAAAATATTGCAGACTTTTACCAGACCAATGAAAAGATAGTGAAAGCAAACTGA
- a CDS encoding glycine--tRNA ligase, producing MAKQEDVFKKVISHAKEYGFIFPSSEIYDGLSAVYDYGQNGAELKNNIKQYWWKAMVQLNENIVGIDSAILMHPTTWKASGHVDAFNDPLIDNKDSKKRFRADVLVEDYCAKIEDKENKEIEKAAKRFGDAFDKDQFVATNPKILEYRAKREAILSRLAKSLENEDLADVKSLIEELEIADPDTGSKNWTEVRQFNLMFGTKLGASADSAMDLYLRPETAQGIFVNFLNVQKTSRHKLPFGIAQIGKAFRNEIVARQFIFRMREFEQMEMQFFVAPGTELEFYEKWKQKRLNWHLALGLGNDNYRFHDHEKLAHYANAAADIEFNFPFGFKELEGIHSRTDFDLKAHETFSGRKLQFFDPERNENYVPYVVETSVGLDRLFLSIFSHCLKDEVLEDGSERTVLSLPPALAPIKAAILPLMKKDGLAEYAENIFNDLKYDFNLFYEEKDAIGKRYRRQDAIGTPYCITIDHDSLTDHTVTIRDRDTMQQERVPVSDLRRIIDEKTNFRNLLSQL from the coding sequence ATGGCAAAGCAAGAAGATGTTTTCAAGAAAGTGATTTCTCACGCTAAAGAATATGGTTTTATTTTCCCATCGAGTGAGATCTATGATGGTTTATCCGCTGTGTATGATTATGGACAGAACGGGGCCGAACTAAAAAATAATATCAAACAATACTGGTGGAAAGCTATGGTACAGCTTAACGAGAATATTGTGGGTATTGACTCGGCGATTTTGATGCACCCAACCACATGGAAAGCATCAGGCCACGTAGACGCTTTCAACGATCCATTGATTGATAATAAAGATTCTAAGAAACGTTTCAGAGCAGACGTTTTGGTGGAAGACTACTGCGCTAAAATTGAAGACAAAGAGAACAAAGAAATTGAAAAAGCGGCGAAAAGATTCGGGGATGCTTTTGATAAAGATCAGTTTGTTGCCACGAATCCAAAAATTCTGGAATACAGAGCAAAGAGAGAAGCTATTCTTTCAAGACTGGCGAAATCTCTGGAAAATGAAGATCTTGCTGATGTAAAATCTTTAATTGAAGAGCTTGAAATTGCAGATCCTGATACCGGTTCTAAAAACTGGACAGAAGTAAGACAGTTCAACCTGATGTTCGGAACAAAGCTGGGAGCTTCTGCAGACAGTGCAATGGATCTTTACCTTAGACCGGAAACGGCTCAGGGTATTTTCGTTAACTTCTTAAACGTACAAAAAACTTCACGTCATAAACTTCCTTTCGGTATTGCACAGATTGGTAAGGCATTCAGAAACGAGATTGTTGCAAGACAGTTTATCTTCAGAATGCGTGAATTCGAACAGATGGAAATGCAGTTCTTCGTTGCTCCGGGAACAGAACTTGAGTTCTATGAGAAGTGGAAGCAGAAACGTCTGAACTGGCACTTGGCTCTAGGTCTAGGAAATGATAATTACAGATTCCATGATCATGAGAAATTGGCTCACTATGCGAATGCTGCTGCTGATATTGAATTTAACTTCCCATTCGGGTTTAAAGAACTGGAAGGTATTCACTCAAGAACAGATTTCGACTTAAAGGCACATGAAACATTCTCAGGAAGAAAGCTTCAGTTCTTTGATCCTGAAAGAAACGAAAACTATGTTCCTTATGTAGTGGAAACTTCAGTAGGTTTAGACAGATTATTCCTTTCTATATTCTCTCACTGCTTAAAAGATGAAGTATTGGAAGATGGTTCAGAAAGAACAGTTTTATCTTTACCTCCGGCATTGGCACCAATTAAAGCAGCCATCCTTCCTTTGATGAAGAAAGACGGTTTAGCAGAGTATGCAGAAAATATCTTCAATGATCTGAAATATGATTTCAATCTGTTCTACGAAGAAAAAGATGCCATCGGAAAGCGTTACAGAAGACAGGATGCTATCGGTACTCCATACTGTATTACTATTGACCACGACTCTCTTACTGATCATACAGTAACCATAAGAGACAGAGATACTATGCAGCAGGAAAGAGTTCCTGTTTCAGATTTGAGACGAATCATTGATGAAAAAACGAACTTCAGAAATTTACTTTCTCAATTATAA
- a CDS encoding pseudouridine synthase, which yields MLEILYRDEHIIAINKPSGLLVHKSFYAGEADTYAIQELKKQIGQKVYPVHRLDRKTSGVLLFTLDKDTLRIMSEQFASREVEKKYLAILRGWAKEEETIDYDLVNENEVTQNAVTYYRRLQTSEIDLPFLKHQTSRYCLVEAIPETGRFHQLRKHFKHILHPILGCRKHGCNKQNKLWLQTFEINKMTLHAHQLIFNHPVSNERITVNATIDEEFKRIGDILNFDLSSYS from the coding sequence ATGTTAGAAATTCTTTATCGAGACGAGCATATTATTGCCATCAACAAACCCAGCGGATTATTGGTTCATAAATCTTTCTATGCGGGAGAAGCAGATACTTATGCTATTCAGGAGTTGAAGAAACAGATTGGACAAAAAGTGTATCCTGTACACCGGTTAGACCGAAAAACGTCAGGTGTTCTGTTGTTTACTTTAGATAAAGATACTCTTAGAATCATGAGCGAACAGTTTGCATCACGCGAAGTGGAGAAGAAATATCTGGCAATTCTTCGGGGTTGGGCAAAAGAAGAAGAAACAATTGATTATGATTTAGTTAATGAAAATGAAGTCACACAAAATGCCGTTACATACTATCGCCGTCTGCAGACTTCAGAAATAGATTTGCCTTTTTTAAAACATCAGACTTCGAGATATTGTTTGGTAGAAGCAATTCCTGAAACAGGAAGATTTCATCAGTTGAGAAAACATTTTAAACATATTCTTCATCCTATTTTAGGTTGCAGAAAACATGGCTGCAATAAACAAAATAAGTTGTGGCTTCAAACATTTGAGATCAACAAAATGACGCTTCACGCCCATCAACTGATTTTTAATCATCCTGTTTCTAACGAAAGAATTACAGTAAATGCAACTATAGATGAAGAGTTCAAAAGAATAGGGGATATTCTGAACTTTGATCTGAGTTCCTATTCTTAA
- a CDS encoding quinone-dependent dihydroorotate dehydrogenase — protein sequence MYKSLIRPILFKFDPEDVHHFTFSMLKNLGFLTKLFFPKPIEDKRLEREVFGLKFKNPVGLAAGFDKNAVLFNELGDLGFGFVEIGTVTPRAQAGNPRKRLFRLIEDGGIINRMGFNNDGLEAAIEKLKSNKGKVIIGGNIGKNTDTSPENYTQDYLDCFEGLHPHVDYFVLNVSCPNVGSHAKLEDVEYLRELITEVKKINLSKSVQKPILLKIAPDLNNNQLDEIIELIAETKIDGIVVSNTSVNREGLKTSPEVLEQIGNGGLSGKPIRERSTKMIKYLSDKSNRAFPIIGVGGIHSAKDAMEKLDAGATLVQLYTGFIYEGPELINEINQELLKRASRLPR from the coding sequence ATGTACAAATCGCTCATTCGTCCAATTCTTTTTAAATTTGATCCTGAAGATGTTCATCACTTTACATTTTCAATGCTTAAGAATTTGGGATTTCTTACCAAACTATTTTTCCCAAAACCTATTGAAGACAAACGTCTGGAAAGAGAAGTTTTCGGATTAAAATTCAAAAATCCTGTTGGATTGGCAGCTGGTTTTGATAAAAATGCAGTGTTGTTCAACGAATTGGGAGACTTAGGGTTTGGATTTGTAGAAATTGGAACGGTAACACCAAGGGCACAGGCCGGAAATCCAAGAAAAAGATTATTCCGTTTGATAGAAGATGGAGGAATCATCAACAGGATGGGGTTCAATAACGATGGTCTTGAAGCAGCGATTGAAAAACTGAAATCCAACAAAGGAAAAGTAATTATCGGGGGAAACATCGGAAAAAATACAGATACAAGCCCGGAAAACTATACTCAGGATTATCTGGACTGTTTTGAAGGTCTTCATCCTCATGTAGACTACTTTGTACTCAACGTAAGCTGTCCGAATGTAGGAAGCCACGCCAAACTTGAAGATGTAGAATATCTGAGAGAGCTGATCACAGAAGTGAAGAAAATAAACCTGTCAAAATCTGTACAGAAACCCATCTTACTTAAAATTGCTCCGGATCTTAATAACAATCAATTAGACGAAATCATTGAACTGATTGCGGAAACAAAGATTGATGGTATTGTAGTTTCCAATACATCAGTGAACAGGGAAGGTTTGAAAACCTCTCCGGAAGTTTTAGAACAGATAGGAAATGGAGGATTAAGCGGAAAACCTATCCGTGAAAGAAGTACAAAAATGATCAAGTACCTTTCTGATAAAAGTAACAGAGCATTCCCAATCATTGGAGTAGGTGGAATACATTCTGCAAAAGATGCTATGGAGAAGCTGGATGCAGGAGCTACACTGGTTCAGCTGTATACAGGCTTTATTTATGAAGGCCCGGAACTGATCAACGAAATCAATCAGGAGCTTTTGAAAAGAGCAAGCCGATTACCAAGATAA
- a CDS encoding DUF445 domain-containing protein yields the protein MNDEAKRKQLRKYKAFATGLFVLMAVIFIVTTILQKSNNSHWIGYVRAFAEAAMVGALADWFAVTALFRHPLGLPIPHTNLIENSKQRLGDNLGSFVVGNFLSPQNIRPYIQKLKVSNFVGEWLAKEKSQEILIRNLSDIVLDILNKLDNSTVSQFISKKVSEMTDDIKLNKVVGNGIGYILEKNDHQRIITNLSKQIKEYIIENDEMIQERVKKGSYSFIPSFVDNKIADKITDGLSDFFKEIEEDPQHEVRGLITQKIHEFSVDLKEDPKWDEEFKTIKNGLLKNDKLDEYSNDIWVSIKKTLMKELQEEHSALKNYLSKNLNEFAQNLKTDENLQNKIDHWVRVTAYKYILKNTHQFGNLISTTVGNWQGKELSEKLELEVGKDLQFIRVNGTLVGGLVGLIIYTITHFFL from the coding sequence ATGAATGACGAAGCAAAAAGAAAACAACTGAGAAAATATAAAGCATTTGCTACAGGATTATTCGTTCTGATGGCTGTTATTTTCATTGTTACCACTATTTTACAGAAGTCTAATAACTCTCATTGGATCGGTTATGTGCGGGCCTTTGCTGAAGCTGCTATGGTAGGAGCTCTTGCTGACTGGTTTGCTGTAACCGCATTATTCCGCCATCCGCTCGGGCTTCCGATCCCTCATACCAATCTGATTGAAAACAGTAAACAAAGACTTGGAGACAACCTTGGGAGTTTTGTAGTGGGGAACTTTCTTTCTCCTCAGAATATACGTCCTTACATCCAAAAGCTTAAAGTTTCCAATTTTGTCGGAGAATGGCTGGCAAAGGAAAAAAGTCAGGAAATTTTGATTAGAAATCTTTCAGATATTGTTCTTGATATTCTCAATAAACTGGATAACTCCACAGTAAGCCAGTTTATCAGCAAAAAGGTGTCTGAGATGACAGACGATATCAAACTTAATAAAGTAGTTGGAAACGGGATAGGGTATATTCTGGAAAAAAATGATCATCAGAGAATCATCACCAATCTTTCAAAACAAATCAAAGAATATATCATTGAAAATGATGAAATGATCCAGGAACGTGTAAAAAAAGGCAGTTATTCATTCATTCCATCTTTTGTAGATAATAAAATTGCGGATAAAATTACCGACGGACTTTCTGATTTTTTTAAAGAAATAGAAGAAGATCCTCAGCATGAAGTAAGAGGATTGATTACACAGAAAATTCATGAATTCTCCGTTGATCTGAAAGAGGATCCGAAATGGGATGAAGAATTTAAAACCATCAAAAACGGACTCCTGAAAAATGATAAACTGGATGAGTATTCCAATGACATCTGGGTTTCTATCAAAAAAACACTGATGAAAGAGCTTCAGGAAGAGCATTCTGCATTGAAAAACTATCTTTCTAAAAACCTGAATGAATTTGCACAGAATTTAAAGACAGATGAAAACCTTCAGAACAAAATTGACCATTGGGTTCGGGTAACGGCCTATAAATATATTCTGAAAAACACCCACCAATTCGGGAACCTCATCAGTACAACTGTTGGAAACTGGCAGGGAAAAGAGCTTAGTGAAAAATTGGAACTGGAAGTGGGAAAAGACCTACAGTTTATCCGGGTCAACGGAACACTGGTTGGCGGCCTGGTCGGGCTTATTATCTACACCATCACCCATTTCTTCCTCTAA